Proteins encoded together in one Neobacillus sp. FSL H8-0543 window:
- a CDS encoding YqzE family protein, translated as MKTNDYVKYMTQTLVKYADQPKEERKRLREERKQAKASLWFRWFGILPYIFYTEVKKRRLK; from the coding sequence ATGAAAACAAATGATTATGTAAAATATATGACCCAAACGCTTGTAAAGTATGCAGATCAGCCAAAGGAGGAGCGAAAAAGGCTTCGTGAGGAACGAAAGCAAGCAAAAGCTTCCCTTTGGTTTCGGTGGTTTGGGATTCTCCCATATATTTTTTACACGGAAGTAAAAAAAAGAAGACTGAAGTAA
- the comGG gene encoding competence type IV pilus minor pilin ComGG produces MRRNEKGFTYPLTLVMLLLFLLVFSFKVEQLLTERKLVHETAVILQEEYYFHTSVKKIEIALQSADAVPVQGMFSYQYGEVTYQAAVPIKSLQSILFTLRMKSGETVVARGFFDTNLKRLIKWVELN; encoded by the coding sequence ATGAGAAGAAATGAAAAAGGATTTACATATCCATTAACATTAGTTATGCTGCTTTTATTTTTACTCGTATTTTCTTTCAAGGTAGAACAGCTTCTTACTGAAAGAAAGCTGGTTCATGAAACAGCTGTCATATTACAAGAAGAATATTATTTCCATACCTCGGTTAAAAAAATTGAAATAGCGCTCCAATCTGCCGATGCAGTACCAGTGCAAGGGATGTTTTCATACCAATATGGGGAAGTAACCTATCAGGCTGCAGTACCAATCAAGTCCTTGCAAAGTATCCTTTTTACTCTGAGGATGAAATCAGGTGAAACAGTGGTTGCTCGAGGTTTTTTTGACACAAATTTAAAAAGACTGATAAAGTGGGTTGAATTAAATTAA
- the comGF gene encoding competence type IV pilus minor pilin ComGF, with translation MLSMPKQRNALLRSEQAFTLLEVMFAFSIFTTIAFFLTPVLQIVLNNEDSEVRLQEMEWEVFCSQVKKEVRSVSRAEVISGRMVLTNNNETIYYEKYGTNLRRRVNLAGHEIILQNVLEVTFTRLKNAVKINVKDIWGHDYAVTIHSYIDWK, from the coding sequence ATGCTTTCTATGCCGAAACAGAGAAATGCGCTACTCCGGAGTGAACAGGCATTTACACTTCTCGAGGTAATGTTTGCTTTCTCCATTTTTACAACGATTGCTTTTTTTCTAACACCAGTATTACAAATTGTCTTAAACAATGAGGACTCAGAAGTGAGGTTACAAGAAATGGAATGGGAGGTTTTTTGTAGTCAAGTAAAAAAGGAAGTCCGCAGTGTCTCACGGGCTGAGGTCATTTCCGGGAGAATGGTATTAACAAATAACAATGAAACGATTTACTATGAGAAGTATGGGACAAACCTTCGCAGACGGGTAAATTTAGCAGGTCATGAAATAATTCTTCAAAATGTTTTAGAGGTCACTTTTACCCGTCTAAAAAATGCTGTGAAAATCAATGTGAAGGATATTTGGGGACATGATTATGCCGTGACTATTCATTCCTACATTGACTGGAAATAA
- the comGE gene encoding competence type IV pilus minor pilin ComGE, whose protein sequence is MLSKNNGFFLLELLLSLSAWFMVCLFFIPLLIDLKSQSQQLEVDKKANQLLYEELQANLIDNVILTSYSISHNGLEYKINWRDIPGKSHKEVCVKVEKNAFYAETEKCATPE, encoded by the coding sequence ATGTTGTCGAAGAATAATGGATTCTTTTTGTTGGAGCTGCTCTTATCCTTATCTGCCTGGTTTATGGTTTGCTTGTTTTTTATCCCATTACTAATTGATTTAAAAAGCCAATCACAGCAGTTGGAAGTAGATAAAAAGGCTAATCAGCTTTTATATGAAGAACTCCAAGCAAATTTAATCGACAATGTAATTCTCACTAGTTATTCTATTTCTCATAATGGGCTAGAATACAAAATCAACTGGCGTGACATCCCGGGAAAGAGTCATAAGGAGGTGTGTGTAAAGGTTGAAAAAAATGCTTTCTATGCCGAAACAGAGAAATGCGCTACTCCGGAGTGA
- the comGD gene encoding competence type IV pilus minor pilin ComGD, which produces MFSNQKGFTLIESLIVLSIFLIISSVTAFSLKPQYNMVDDEAFIVQLKADILYAQQFAISHQRDVIVNIMAEKHMYVIYENNSLQRLVERKYSEKINVISGSIPLYFKFIQNGNVDRFGSLTIQTNDRRYRMTVLIGRGRFYVVEE; this is translated from the coding sequence ATGTTCAGCAATCAAAAGGGGTTTACATTAATTGAGTCTTTAATTGTTCTTTCTATCTTCTTAATTATTTCCTCGGTTACTGCCTTTAGCCTTAAGCCTCAGTACAATATGGTTGACGATGAAGCTTTTATTGTTCAACTAAAAGCGGACATATTGTACGCACAACAATTCGCAATATCCCATCAACGTGACGTGATCGTCAATATTATGGCTGAAAAGCATATGTACGTAATTTATGAAAATAATAGCTTACAGCGTTTAGTCGAGAGAAAGTATTCTGAGAAAATTAATGTTATCTCTGGATCAATACCCTTATATTTTAAATTTATTCAGAATGGTAATGTGGACAGGTTCGGTTCACTTACCATTCAGACAAATGATAGGCGTTACCGAATGACCGTTTTAATTGGGAGGGGACGGTTCTATGTTGTCGAAGAATAA
- the comGC gene encoding competence type IV pilus major pilin ComGC translates to MKNEKGFTLVEMMIVMLVISVLLIVTIPNVAKHNANINDKGCEAFVKMVQAQVQSYQLKNNKIPTLEQLKTDQYIKATGCPNGTKEVEIDSEGNVTVVVTP, encoded by the coding sequence ATGAAAAATGAAAAGGGTTTTACTTTAGTCGAAATGATGATTGTTATGCTCGTAATTTCTGTGTTGTTAATTGTAACCATTCCGAATGTTGCTAAGCACAATGCAAATATTAATGACAAAGGCTGTGAAGCGTTTGTTAAAATGGTCCAAGCTCAGGTTCAATCATATCAATTGAAAAACAATAAGATTCCTACATTAGAACAACTAAAAACTGATCAATATATAAAAGCAACTGGATGTCCAAATGGAACAAAGGAAGTCGAGATAGACTCTGAAGGAAATGTTACTGTTGTCGTAACACCATAA
- the comGB gene encoding competence type IV pilus assembly protein ComGB — protein sequence MRRHKWSVQEQARFLKRMGELLARGYPIAEAIESISLHLPVSRKEELYDCIIDLKQGHSFHDVLNKLGFHKDLIGYVFFAEQHGSFAEALLEGSQLAFVKDKDVKKLIHLLQYPMFLIFITGFLFVFVQKTLLPKFTSLFNSMSLEANFFTLVINSVDRYIPMIMLLVLMFLLLLAIYYFLVFRKLSVLKQRAQFVRIPIAGRILKLLFTHYFSVQLSFLLSGGISVSEALFLFEKNHRQPFYCLLAKEIKEKLITGEKLESILAEFPFFEKEFSMIIKHGQENGKLEQELLFFSQHCITSMEERLAKSMKTIQPILYLIIGFLVVSMYLAILLPMFHLLDGI from the coding sequence ATGAGGCGCCATAAATGGTCTGTTCAGGAGCAGGCCCGCTTCTTGAAAAGAATGGGTGAATTACTAGCAAGAGGATATCCAATTGCAGAAGCCATTGAGTCGATTTCACTACACTTGCCTGTCAGCCGAAAGGAGGAATTGTATGATTGTATCATTGACTTAAAACAAGGTCATTCATTCCATGATGTCTTAAACAAACTTGGTTTTCACAAGGATTTAATTGGATATGTCTTTTTTGCAGAACAGCATGGGAGTTTTGCAGAGGCACTTTTGGAGGGGAGTCAGCTAGCGTTTGTAAAAGACAAAGATGTAAAAAAACTTATTCATTTACTTCAGTATCCGATGTTTCTGATTTTTATTACTGGTTTCTTATTCGTATTTGTACAAAAAACACTTCTGCCAAAATTCACTTCTCTTTTTAATTCAATGAGTCTTGAGGCGAACTTTTTTACGCTCGTTATCAACTCTGTTGATAGGTATATTCCCATGATTATGTTGCTAGTACTAATGTTTTTACTATTATTAGCAATCTATTATTTTCTTGTTTTTCGAAAACTCTCCGTTCTTAAGCAAAGGGCACAGTTTGTCCGTATTCCAATTGCAGGAAGAATCCTCAAATTGCTGTTTACTCATTATTTTTCCGTCCAATTAAGTTTCTTATTATCTGGTGGAATATCGGTCTCAGAGGCTCTGTTTCTGTTTGAAAAGAATCATCGACAGCCATTTTATTGTCTTTTGGCAAAGGAGATTAAAGAAAAACTTATTACAGGTGAAAAACTAGAATCTATCCTGGCAGAATTCCCTTTTTTTGAAAAAGAATTTTCGATGATCATTAAACATGGTCAAGAAAATGGGAAGCTAGAACAAGAATTACTTTTTTTTAGTCAGCACTGTATTACTAGTATGGAAGAACGGTTGGCAAAAAGTATGAAAACTATTCAGCCAATCCTCTACCTTATTATCGGATTTCTAGTCGTATCCATGTATTTAGCTATTTTACTGCCAATGTTCCATCTGTTAGACGGTATATAA
- the comGA gene encoding competence type IV pilus ATPase ComGA, which translates to MANRIITDAARNQATDIHIVPRKDDTLVQIRLTNKLIPRLSLPKDECDRLISHFKFTANMDIGERRRPQSGAIFCEVGGQLMGLRLSTLPSNNRESLVIRLLPQQEQIPFHQLSLFPGMTRKLLALLKHAHGLIIFTGPTGSGKTTTLYSLLNETAHLFHRNVITLEDPIEKNYDSVLQIQVNEKAGVTYAAGLKAILRHDPDIIMVGEIRDAETAKIAVRAALTGHLVLSTMHTRDAKGAVHRLHEFGVNWLEVEQTLIAVAAQRLVELTCPYCEGECSPYCYSFGSWKRASVFELLAGRNLNAAMKAAKGEDVISQYRTIKEVIKKGIALGYIKEAEFERLVYDHEAP; encoded by the coding sequence TTGGCCAATCGGATTATAACAGATGCCGCGAGGAACCAGGCAACTGATATCCACATTGTTCCCAGAAAGGATGATACACTCGTACAGATTCGCCTAACGAACAAACTTATCCCCCGACTATCCCTACCAAAGGATGAATGCGACAGATTAATTTCACATTTTAAATTCACTGCAAATATGGATATCGGAGAACGAAGACGCCCGCAGAGTGGTGCGATATTTTGTGAAGTTGGAGGCCAATTAATGGGTCTAAGACTTTCAACCCTCCCCTCAAACAACAGAGAAAGTCTAGTGATAAGACTTTTACCACAACAAGAACAGATTCCTTTTCATCAACTCTCACTGTTTCCAGGTATGACAAGAAAATTATTAGCACTCCTTAAACACGCCCACGGGTTAATTATATTTACCGGGCCGACTGGCAGTGGCAAAACAACCACATTATATTCCCTTTTGAACGAAACTGCCCACCTATTTCACCGAAATGTTATTACACTCGAAGACCCCATTGAAAAAAATTATGATTCTGTTTTACAAATACAAGTGAATGAAAAGGCAGGAGTTACCTATGCAGCGGGCTTAAAGGCCATTCTGCGTCATGATCCCGACATTATTATGGTAGGGGAAATTCGTGATGCTGAAACAGCTAAAATTGCTGTCCGTGCAGCCTTAACAGGCCATTTAGTGCTTAGCACTATGCATACCCGTGACGCGAAAGGTGCGGTTCATCGTCTTCATGAATTTGGGGTGAATTGGTTAGAGGTGGAGCAAACGTTAATTGCAGTAGCGGCCCAAAGATTAGTTGAATTAACCTGTCCATATTGTGAGGGAGAGTGCTCTCCCTACTGTTATTCCTTTGGCAGCTGGAAAAGGGCAAGTGTATTTGAGCTTTTAGCAGGAAGAAACTTAAACGCCGCAATGAAAGCAGCAAAAGGGGAAGATGTTATCTCGCAATACCGAACAATTAAGGAAGTAATAAAAAAAGGCATCGCTCTCGGATACATCAAAGAAGCTGAATTTGAGCGTCTGGTATATGATCATGAGGCGCCATAA
- a CDS encoding helix-turn-helix domain-containing protein translates to MEQTLKITNVLSDPTRYYIYQYITKRHQEVTVQEVAENFNIHPNVARLHLSKLEDVNMLASETKKTGKGGRPSRLYRLSDDVIQLHFPFRDYMLLSKVAIETMLTLGEAGKQALYITGKRFGTEVIEQEIAKRPHVDELDFDQKLTILKSAATLAGLYPEFEVNGEKTKIYFQIFNCPFKEVAEDHEAVCSMHHEFLKGMFEALFDSVELIEKENIASGCETCTYQALVSN, encoded by the coding sequence ATGGAACAAACATTAAAGATAACAAACGTTTTGTCCGATCCAACGAGGTATTACATTTATCAATACATTACTAAACGTCACCAAGAAGTAACTGTACAAGAGGTGGCAGAAAATTTTAATATCCATCCCAATGTAGCAAGATTACATTTATCAAAGCTTGAAGATGTTAATATGTTAGCATCAGAAACTAAAAAGACTGGTAAGGGCGGTAGACCAAGCAGGTTATATCGATTATCTGATGATGTCATTCAACTGCACTTCCCTTTCCGCGATTACATGCTTTTATCGAAAGTAGCAATTGAAACTATGCTCACACTAGGTGAAGCAGGTAAACAAGCACTCTATATAACAGGAAAACGTTTTGGCACCGAAGTAATCGAGCAGGAAATTGCTAAAAGACCGCATGTTGATGAATTAGATTTTGATCAAAAGTTAACTATATTAAAAAGTGCAGCAACTCTTGCAGGTCTTTATCCGGAATTCGAAGTAAATGGAGAAAAGACAAAAATCTACTTCCAGATTTTCAACTGTCCATTTAAAGAAGTTGCTGAGGATCACGAAGCAGTTTGCTCCATGCATCATGAATTTCTAAAAGGAATGTTTGAGGCACTTTTTGATTCTGTTGAACTTATCGAAAAGGAAAATATCGCATCTGGCTGCGAAACTTGCACTTATCAAGCATTAGTTTCAAACTAA
- a CDS encoding DUF2626 domain-containing protein: MDRMYRVLGFWTGIFTVMFYLGDMNKTALLFLAQTGFFVLLSYLKLSERMYMYVFGAYLTVFFVGFTYWTTFMMPLGGGGH; this comes from the coding sequence ATGGATCGTATGTACAGAGTTTTAGGTTTCTGGACGGGAATTTTTACAGTAATGTTTTATTTAGGTGATATGAATAAGACTGCATTACTTTTCCTAGCCCAAACCGGTTTCTTTGTTTTATTAAGCTATCTTAAACTTTCCGAACGCATGTATATGTACGTTTTCGGAGCATACTTGACTGTTTTCTTCGTAGGCTTCACATATTGGACAACTTTCATGATGCCGCTTGGTGGCGGAGGTCATTAA
- a CDS encoding SAM-dependent methyltransferase yields the protein MINYLTTLISAAPKNLITYSEYMEATLYHPELGYYMKNKEKIGRQGDFITTSNISDIYGRITAKWFAGICLTNKLAPVFCEIGGGNGRFAHAFLQEWQETIKTPLTYIIVESSAYHRELQYELLKDVFSIVQVESLGELKAFDGMIFSNELFDALPVHVIQKEHGQVFEIMVGIDNERLYEEKIPVTNQELLSFLQVSGIELKEKQRIEVPLTMGNMLEQISQSLTKGFVVTADYGYTNEEWKQPARASGSLRGYYQHKMITDVLKYPGEMDITSHIHLDWLMQKGDTVGLKLFAKLRQDEFLVKAGILKELENHYDPNPFSEVSKRNRAIRGLIMPSGISSYFQIVIQQKGLNVTQQNVFIE from the coding sequence ATGATTAACTATTTAACAACCCTAATTTCCGCTGCTCCTAAAAATTTAATTACTTATTCTGAATATATGGAGGCTACACTCTATCATCCGGAACTAGGTTATTATATGAAAAATAAAGAGAAGATTGGCCGACAGGGTGATTTTATTACTACTAGTAATATTTCTGATATTTATGGCCGGATAACTGCTAAATGGTTCGCTGGCATTTGTCTAACTAATAAGTTAGCTCCAGTTTTCTGTGAAATAGGCGGAGGAAATGGCCGCTTTGCCCATGCCTTTTTACAGGAATGGCAGGAAACAATTAAAACTCCTCTTACATATATCATTGTTGAAAGTAGTGCCTATCATCGAGAATTACAATATGAATTACTGAAGGATGTTTTTTCTATCGTACAAGTTGAAAGTCTTGGGGAACTAAAGGCTTTTGATGGAATGATTTTTTCTAATGAACTTTTTGATGCCCTTCCTGTCCATGTCATTCAGAAGGAGCACGGTCAAGTTTTTGAAATTATGGTTGGAATCGATAATGAACGATTATATGAGGAAAAGATTCCAGTAACGAATCAAGAGCTATTATCCTTCTTGCAGGTAAGCGGGATTGAATTAAAAGAAAAGCAAAGAATTGAAGTACCGTTAACTATGGGGAACATGCTAGAACAGATTTCTCAATCCTTAACAAAAGGATTCGTGGTAACGGCTGATTACGGATACACAAATGAGGAGTGGAAACAGCCCGCCAGAGCCAGTGGTAGCTTGAGAGGGTATTATCAGCATAAGATGATTACTGATGTACTAAAGTACCCTGGAGAGATGGATATTACCTCGCATATTCATTTAGATTGGCTGATGCAAAAGGGCGATACAGTTGGCTTAAAGCTGTTTGCCAAGTTAAGGCAGGATGAGTTTTTAGTAAAAGCCGGGATTCTTAAAGAACTTGAAAATCACTACGATCCCAACCCGTTCTCTGAAGTCAGCAAGCGTAATCGGGCCATTCGAGGATTAATTATGCCTTCTGGAATAAGTTCTTACTTTCAAATTGTTATTCAGCAAAAAGGATTAAACGTAACTCAACAGAATGTTTTTATAGAATAA
- a CDS encoding MBL fold metallo-hydrolase — MKWFQLPLGALQTNCYIIEGPDQSCLIFDPGSEGKKLIKWLTKRELKPKAILLTHAHFDHIGAVDAVRDYYQIPVYIHEEEEDWLPDPALNGSKYFAMQEMLKVKKADYIIKQEEVMKVGHFEFSIFETPGHSPGSVSYYFKEDGFVVSGDALFKSSIGRTDLPGGNHKQLIKSIHEKLLFLPEETEVLSGHGPITSIGEEMDSNPFLNGF; from the coding sequence ATGAAGTGGTTTCAACTCCCCCTGGGGGCTTTACAAACAAATTGTTACATAATAGAAGGTCCAGATCAATCCTGTTTAATTTTCGATCCCGGAAGTGAAGGGAAAAAACTTATTAAATGGTTAACGAAAAGAGAATTAAAGCCCAAAGCAATTTTATTAACCCATGCCCATTTTGATCATATAGGCGCAGTTGATGCAGTAAGGGACTATTACCAAATTCCTGTTTATATTCACGAAGAGGAAGAGGACTGGTTACCCGACCCAGCATTAAATGGCTCAAAGTATTTTGCGATGCAGGAAATGCTAAAGGTGAAAAAGGCAGATTATATTATTAAACAAGAAGAGGTTATGAAGGTCGGCCATTTTGAATTCTCCATATTTGAGACTCCAGGTCACTCACCAGGCAGTGTGTCATATTATTTTAAAGAAGATGGGTTTGTCGTATCAGGAGATGCCTTATTTAAGAGCAGTATCGGCCGTACTGATCTTCCCGGCGGAAACCATAAACAGTTAATAAAAAGCATTCATGAAAAACTGCTATTTTTACCTGAGGAAACAGAGGTTTTATCCGGACATGGTCCTATTACTAGTATAGGAGAAGAAATGGATAGTAATCCATTTTTAAACGGCTTCTAG
- a CDS encoding DUF2759 domain-containing protein encodes MGIVIIFAIVTILAIYGSFTALKNKNFLGLVFGVLTFLVFGWFAFMTLIESGFPAAH; translated from the coding sequence ATGGGAATAGTGATTATTTTTGCTATAGTAACCATACTTGCAATTTACGGTTCATTTACTGCACTAAAAAATAAGAATTTTTTAGGTTTAGTTTTTGGTGTTTTAACGTTCCTAGTCTTTGGATGGTTTGCATTCATGACCTTGATTGAAAGCGGATTTCCAGCAGCACACTAA
- a CDS encoding M14 family zinc carboxypeptidase, giving the protein MEVRVRSGDTLSYYGRLFMVPLDLLVDSNVDKGPSNLKLTEKIKIPGYASIPYSVKETDTLWKIGVSRNIPIDAILLLNQMINPNQLKPNETIYLPERITQPIVSSKVPLDSRSLMKQLTYFKKEFPFISVNTIGNSVLNQPIQEIRIGKGAKKVHINASFHANEWITTMVLMSLVNKYLLSLTGRYKLNKLEAINLYNDVELSVVPMVNPDGVDLVLHGPPLALREEVININQGSEDFIHWKANIRGIDLNNQYPANWEIEKERKIPKSPAPRDFPGSSSLSEPEAIAMAELIKNNDFDRVLAFHTQGEEFYWGYEGGEPPDSELLAKEFERVSGYRAVRNVDSHAGFKDWYIQEFKRPGFTLELGKGINPLPLSQFNELLEKVGRIFLAALYL; this is encoded by the coding sequence ATGGAGGTCCGTGTCAGGTCTGGTGACACTTTATCGTATTATGGTCGATTGTTCATGGTTCCACTTGATCTCTTAGTTGATTCGAACGTTGATAAAGGTCCATCCAATTTGAAGCTTACTGAAAAAATTAAGATTCCAGGTTATGCATCGATTCCATATTCAGTTAAGGAAACAGATACGTTATGGAAAATTGGGGTGTCGAGAAACATACCAATTGATGCAATTTTGCTATTGAATCAAATGATAAACCCAAATCAATTGAAACCAAATGAAACGATATATTTACCGGAAAGGATTACCCAGCCGATTGTATCTTCTAAAGTACCGCTTGATTCTAGGAGCCTAATGAAACAATTAACATATTTTAAAAAGGAATTTCCCTTTATATCAGTCAATACTATTGGAAATAGTGTTTTAAATCAGCCAATACAAGAAATACGAATTGGAAAAGGCGCAAAAAAAGTCCATATTAATGCCTCTTTTCATGCAAACGAGTGGATTACAACAATGGTCTTGATGAGTCTTGTCAATAAATATTTACTATCATTAACGGGCCGATACAAACTAAATAAACTAGAAGCCATAAATTTGTATAATGATGTGGAATTATCAGTTGTTCCAATGGTTAACCCAGATGGAGTTGATCTAGTATTACATGGTCCGCCTTTAGCGCTAAGAGAAGAGGTAATCAACATTAATCAAGGCAGTGAGGATTTTATTCACTGGAAGGCGAATATAAGAGGAATTGACTTGAACAATCAGTACCCTGCAAACTGGGAAATTGAAAAGGAGCGCAAGATACCGAAGTCGCCTGCCCCTAGAGATTTTCCCGGGAGTTCTTCATTATCCGAACCAGAAGCAATTGCAATGGCTGAATTGATTAAAAATAATGATTTCGATAGAGTATTGGCGTTTCATACCCAAGGAGAGGAATTTTATTGGGGATATGAGGGGGGAGAACCGCCAGATTCTGAACTGCTGGCTAAAGAGTTTGAACGAGTGAGCGGTTATCGGGCAGTACGGAATGTTGATAGTCATGCGGGTTTTAAGGACTGGTATATCCAAGAGTTTAAACGTCCTGGTTTTACCTTGGAACTAGGTAAAGGAATTAACCCATTGCCCCTATCTCAATTTAATGAGTTACTTGAAAAAGTTGGAAGAATTTTTCTAGCAGCACTTTATTTATAG
- a CDS encoding ROK family glucokinase produces the protein MSEKWIAGVDLGGTATKLAFINMEGVILHKWEIPTDHTNEGHNITKNISDAINERLAELDHPKTKIVGIGMGAPGPVDYETGVILNVVNLGWKDNFPLKASLEELTLLPAAVENDANCAALGEMWTGAGEGAKNIVCVTLGTGVGGGVISGGSIVQGANGAAGEIGHITVMPFGGAPCNCGKTGCLETIASATGIVRLATEELSKEGTTGGLSELFAENGKVTAKEVFDMARNGDVIAQKVVNEVSFHLGLTLANIANTLNPQKIVLGGGVSKAGNFLLESVKENFSKFAFSAVRDSTELALATLGNDAGVIGAAWLIKNKIKL, from the coding sequence ATGTCAGAAAAGTGGATTGCTGGAGTAGATCTTGGCGGGACGGCTACTAAGCTTGCGTTTATCAATATGGAAGGAGTTATCCTTCATAAATGGGAGATTCCCACGGATCATACAAATGAAGGCCATAATATTACAAAGAATATTTCCGATGCAATTAATGAAAGACTAGCCGAGCTAGACCATCCTAAGACAAAAATAGTCGGAATTGGAATGGGGGCACCTGGACCAGTCGATTATGAAACAGGAGTCATACTTAATGTAGTAAATTTAGGCTGGAAGGATAACTTCCCGTTAAAAGCGAGTCTTGAAGAATTAACATTATTACCAGCTGCGGTTGAAAATGATGCCAATTGTGCTGCCTTAGGCGAAATGTGGACTGGTGCCGGTGAGGGTGCAAAGAACATTGTTTGTGTTACGCTTGGTACAGGTGTGGGCGGCGGAGTTATTTCTGGTGGCAGTATCGTTCAGGGGGCAAATGGAGCTGCAGGTGAAATAGGCCATATTACAGTGATGCCATTTGGCGGAGCGCCTTGTAATTGCGGGAAAACAGGTTGTCTTGAAACCATTGCTTCGGCTACAGGAATTGTTCGCCTAGCCACGGAGGAACTTTCCAAAGAAGGGACCACTGGAGGGCTGTCTGAGTTGTTTGCTGAGAATGGAAAGGTTACAGCTAAGGAAGTATTTGATATGGCACGTAATGGTGACGTAATCGCTCAAAAAGTAGTGAACGAGGTTTCCTTCCATTTAGGTTTAACCCTAGCGAATATTGCTAATACACTTAATCCGCAAAAAATTGTTCTCGGTGGCGGCGTTTCGAAAGCAGGCAATTTTTTGTTGGAATCCGTTAAAGAAAACTTTTCTAAGTTTGCATTCTCGGCAGTAAGAGATTCGACGGAGCTTGCACTTGCAACTTTAGGGAATGATGCCGGGGTAATCGGTGCAGCTTGGCTGATTAAGAATAAAATAAAGTTATAG
- a CDS encoding YqgQ family protein, translating to MKTIYEIQQYLKQYGTIIYVGDRVADLELMEAELKELYQSQLIEPRDYSTALLILRQEIQFQREKDQRNR from the coding sequence ATGAAAACAATTTATGAAATACAGCAATATTTAAAACAATACGGTACGATTATTTACGTTGGCGATCGAGTAGCAGACCTTGAGCTAATGGAGGCAGAATTAAAAGAGCTATATCAATCTCAGCTTATAGAGCCTAGAGATTATTCGACAGCACTTTTGATCCTTCGTCAGGAAATACAATTTCAAAGAGAAAAAGATCAGAGGAATAGGTGA